From a single Alphaproteobacteria bacterium genomic region:
- the dapF gene encoding diaminopimelate epimerase encodes MPLVSFTKAVALGNDFVILDARYSPFSLTIDQIRILADRRQGVGCDQVIVLLPPTDLQADVRLRIYNNDGSDSGACGNGTRSVARLLMETEGKNEIFIETAGTICQAAWAQEKKGEEVGISVTLGIPRFDWDHIPLANPEALRDVSYNTIASFCVNVGNPHAVFFVGDVDEIPLASIGPQIENHRAFPERINVGFAEIVNKSTLRLRVWERGAGYTMACGTGACAAAVAAIHQKLVSSGQSPLRIIQEGGELLVDWREGHPITMIGPAHIKFHGEIFV; translated from the coding sequence ATGCCCCTAGTTTCTTTTACCAAAGCCGTTGCCCTTGGAAATGACTTCGTTATTTTAGATGCCAGATATAGTCCTTTTTCATTAACGATCGATCAGATTCGTATCCTTGCAGATCGCCGACAGGGAGTTGGGTGTGACCAAGTGATTGTTCTTCTCCCCCCAACTGATCTTCAAGCCGACGTTCGCCTCAGAATATATAACAATGATGGCAGTGATTCGGGAGCTTGTGGAAATGGGACGCGGAGTGTGGCTCGTCTTCTTATGGAAACGGAAGGAAAGAATGAGATTTTCATTGAGACGGCAGGAACCATTTGTCAGGCAGCGTGGGCACAAGAGAAAAAAGGGGAAGAGGTGGGGATATCCGTTACGTTGGGTATTCCTCGGTTTGATTGGGATCACATTCCCTTGGCGAATCCTGAAGCTTTACGGGATGTGTCTTATAATACCATCGCTTCCTTCTGCGTGAATGTAGGCAACCCCCATGCGGTCTTCTTTGTGGGGGATGTGGACGAGATTCCTCTGGCAAGTATCGGGCCACAGATCGAAAATCATCGGGCATTTCCAGAACGCATTAATGTGGGTTTTGCCGAAATAGTCAATAAAAGTACCCTTCGATTGCGGGTGTGGGAGCGCGGTGCGGGTTATACAATGGCTTGTGGAACTGGGGCTTGTGCAGCTGCCGTTGCCGCCATTCATCAAAAATTGGTTTCCTCTGGTCAATCGCCGCTTCGAATCATTCAAGAAGGGGGCGAGCTTCTCGTGGATTGGCGAGAAGGGCACCCCATCACCATGATTGGCCCAGCACACATCAAATTTCATGGGGAAATTTTTGTGTAG
- a CDS encoding DUF1467 family protein, translating to MSVVSGAMVFFVIWWVLLFTVLPFGIHTEENPEKGFATGFPKNPNLRKKFLITTGLAAIVWGIIQLVMVNHWVRFS from the coding sequence ATGAGTGTTGTTTCAGGAGCTATGGTTTTTTTCGTCATTTGGTGGGTTTTGTTATTTACGGTTCTGCCTTTTGGCATTCACACTGAAGAAAATCCCGAAAAGGGTTTTGCCACAGGCTTCCCAAAAAACCCAAATTTAAGGAAGAAGTTCCTCATCACAACAGGTCTAGCAGCGATTGTTTGGGGAATTATTCAACTCGTTATGGTGAACCATTGGGTGCGTTTTTCGTAA
- the bcp gene encoding thioredoxin-dependent thiol peroxidase: protein MPLEIGSTAPDVELPGDAGQFYKLSDYLGKKVVLYFYPKDNTSGCTTEACDFRDRLRDFNVLNAMVFGISKDAPKTHDKFKSKHGLNFPLLSDESGEVCEAYGTWVEKSMYGKKYFGIERSTFLIDEDGIIRQIWRKVKVSGHARDVLKAIQEI from the coding sequence GTGCCTCTTGAAATTGGAAGCACAGCTCCAGATGTTGAACTGCCTGGCGATGCCGGGCAGTTTTACAAATTATCTGACTACTTGGGCAAAAAAGTTGTCCTATATTTTTATCCAAAAGACAATACAAGTGGATGCACAACAGAAGCTTGTGATTTTCGGGATCGCTTAAGAGACTTTAATGTCCTGAATGCAATGGTTTTTGGTATTTCAAAAGACGCCCCAAAAACTCATGACAAATTCAAAAGCAAACATGGACTTAATTTTCCCCTATTATCAGACGAAAGTGGGGAAGTATGCGAGGCTTACGGGACATGGGTTGAAAAATCGATGTATGGAAAAAAATATTTTGGGATAGAGCGGTCAACTTTTCTCATTGACGAAGATGGAATTATCCGTCAGATTTGGCGTAAAGTTAAAGTTAGCGGCCACGCCCGGGATGTTTTGAAAGCTATCCAAGAAATTTAA